Proteins encoded by one window of Cylindrospermum stagnale PCC 7417:
- a CDS encoding Uma2 family endonuclease, with product MVITQTKATITHFTPDEYRAIEETAEERHEYLNGEIITMPGGSPVHSRITVDITTFLNLALRDTNFQTYNGDLRIWIPNFNHGTYPDIMVIDGEPEFNGNRTDEILNPLLIIEVLSPFTEAYDRGEKFRKYRSLTSFCEYLLVSQTEPYVEQYYNRDQNSSDRWEWQVYDHIDRSIVLHSLNVELPMSEIYRRIKF from the coding sequence GTGGTTATTACTCAAACCAAAGCGACAATAACTCACTTCACCCCAGATGAGTATCGGGCAATTGAGGAAACTGCCGAAGAACGCCACGAATACCTCAACGGAGAGATCATCACCATGCCTGGAGGTTCCCCCGTTCACAGCCGCATTACCGTAGACATCACGACTTTTCTCAACCTAGCTCTCCGAGACACCAACTTTCAAACCTACAATGGCGACTTGCGAATCTGGATTCCTAACTTCAATCATGGAACATATCCCGACATTATGGTGATCGATGGCGAACCAGAATTTAATGGCAATCGCACGGACGAAATTCTCAATCCTCTACTCATTATCGAAGTCCTTTCCCCCTTCACTGAAGCCTACGATAGAGGTGAAAAATTCAGAAAATATCGCTCCCTGACTAGCTTTTGTGAATATCTGCTCGTCAGCCAAACTGAACCCTACGTTGAGCAGTATTATAACCGCGACCAAAACAGTAGCGATCGCTGGGAATGGCAAGTTTATGATCACATTGATCGGTCAATTGTTCTGCACAGTTTAAATGTAGAACTTCCCATGTCTGAAATCTATCGCCGCATTAAATTTTAA
- a CDS encoding biopolymer transporter ExbD codes for MKVNLHTPIEEVQIQIIPLIDVVFCILTFFLLAALQFTRQQAINVDLPKANTGTTSAANSQSGSKILPVTIDAVGQTYIEKEAVNRQDLAERLKQYVQANPDGILVLNASRTATYNDVIQTLDLLREVGGNRVSLGIIPGSSQVPINSPNQPTNPSLPINPGTTPIPNTAPVPGNNLQGNPNSFNPYMPYAPNQVPFPTAPGQEGVSPVNPGVSPVVPSQMAPQVPVVPGNTKPAPQR; via the coding sequence ATGAAAGTTAACCTGCATACTCCAATTGAAGAAGTACAAATTCAAATCATTCCCTTAATTGATGTCGTTTTTTGTATCCTGACGTTTTTTCTGCTGGCAGCTTTGCAATTTACTCGGCAACAGGCAATTAACGTTGATTTACCCAAAGCTAATACAGGTACAACATCTGCGGCAAATTCACAGAGTGGAAGTAAGATATTACCTGTGACTATCGATGCTGTTGGCCAAACTTATATAGAAAAAGAGGCTGTAAATCGGCAAGATTTGGCGGAAAGATTAAAGCAGTATGTCCAAGCAAATCCTGATGGCATTTTGGTGCTGAACGCGTCGCGCACAGCAACTTACAACGATGTCATTCAGACATTAGACTTGCTGCGAGAAGTGGGGGGCAATCGTGTCTCTTTGGGAATTATACCTGGTTCATCTCAAGTACCTATAAACTCACCGAACCAGCCTACTAACCCTTCTTTGCCGATTAATCCTGGTACGACACCCATACCAAATACCGCACCAGTTCCAGGCAATAATCTCCAAGGCAATCCTAACTCCTTTAACCCCTATATGCCCTATGCCCCCAATCAAGTTCCTTTCCCCACGGCACCAGGGCAAGAAGGTGTCAGTCCTGTTAATCCTGGCGTTTCTCCGGTGGTTCCTAGCCAAATGGCGCCCCAAGTTCCTGTAGTACCCGGAAATACCAAACCTGCACCTCAAAGGTAA
- the psb29 gene encoding photosystem II biogenesis protein Psp29 has protein sequence MNNVRTVSDTKRTFYTLHTRPINTIYRRVVEELMVEMHLLSVNIDFSYNPIYALGVVTTFDRFMQGYQPERDQESIFNAIIQAVEQEPQRYRQDAERLQAVAQGLPEQDLIAWLSQTTHSDRDANLQAQLQAIANNSNFKYSRLFAIGLFSLLEVSSPELVKDDKQRNEALKAIATGLHLSDDKLSKDLELYRSNLDKMAQALIVMADMVSADRKKREQRKQQASTPVAPPSANE, from the coding sequence GTGAATAACGTCCGAACTGTCTCTGATACAAAGCGAACTTTCTATACTCTTCATACCCGTCCGATCAATACGATTTACCGTCGGGTAGTGGAAGAGTTGATGGTAGAGATGCATCTGCTGTCAGTAAATATCGATTTTAGCTACAATCCAATTTATGCCTTGGGCGTCGTCACGACCTTTGACCGCTTTATGCAAGGCTACCAGCCAGAACGGGATCAAGAATCAATTTTTAACGCCATAATTCAGGCTGTTGAACAAGAACCGCAACGCTACCGCCAGGATGCTGAAAGGTTGCAAGCTGTAGCTCAAGGTTTGCCAGAACAGGATTTAATCGCCTGGTTGAGCCAAACAACTCACTCGGATCGAGATGCTAACTTACAAGCACAACTACAAGCGATCGCTAATAACTCTAACTTTAAGTACAGTCGCTTGTTTGCCATTGGTTTATTCTCGTTATTGGAAGTCTCAAGTCCCGAACTAGTCAAAGACGACAAGCAACGCAATGAAGCACTAAAAGCGATCGCGACTGGTTTGCATTTATCTGATGACAAACTTAGCAAGGATTTGGAGCTATATCGCTCTAACCTAGACAAAATGGCGCAAGCATTGATAGTAATGGCAGATATGGTCTCAGCCGATCGCAAAAAACGGGAACAGCGTAAACAACAAGCAAGTACCCCAGTGGCTCCTCCCAGTGCTAACGAATAG
- a CDS encoding STAS domain-containing protein: MIHIDQKTYTTQDGNTVIVLTPAGRLDITTAWQFRLKLQECISKLSRHIVVNLGQVNFIDSSGLTSLVAGMRDADKVKGSFRICNVHPEAKLVFEVTMMDTVFEIFETEEEALEGVPRSIAS; this comes from the coding sequence GTGATTCACATAGACCAAAAAACCTATACAACCCAAGACGGTAATACCGTAATTGTCTTGACACCAGCCGGGCGCTTGGACATCACTACAGCTTGGCAATTTCGCCTGAAATTACAGGAGTGTATATCCAAACTCAGTCGCCATATAGTCGTGAACCTAGGTCAGGTAAATTTCATTGATAGTTCTGGTCTGACTTCTTTAGTAGCTGGGATGCGTGATGCTGATAAAGTCAAGGGCAGTTTCCGCATCTGCAATGTCCATCCGGAGGCCAAACTTGTGTTTGAAGTCACGATGATGGACACAGTCTTTGAAATTTTTGAAACAGAGGAGGAAGCTTTAGAAGGTGTACCTCGCAGTATCGCTAGTTAA
- a CDS encoding Uma2 family endonuclease: MQTQAAPFTLRLLTVAEYHKMAEAGIFQPEERVELIAGQIIKMIAKGTAHTSAVRRTAKILSRLLATQADIITQDPVQLDNFSEPEPDIAVVKVNPFDYADHHPTTAEVYLIIEVADSSFKYDCDIKGKIYAQAGIRDYWVLDVNKRQLHVFREPTQQGYQSEVIFAEGGIVSPLQFPNITIAITQILQPLINQ; encoded by the coding sequence ATGCAGACACAAGCAGCGCCTTTCACTCTGCGGCTGTTGACTGTTGCGGAATACCACAAGATGGCAGAAGCGGGTATTTTTCAGCCAGAGGAACGAGTCGAATTAATTGCTGGACAGATTATTAAAATGATTGCAAAGGGAACTGCTCATACTTCAGCCGTTAGACGAACGGCGAAAATTTTAAGTCGCTTGCTGGCAACTCAGGCTGATATCATAACTCAAGATCCTGTCCAGTTAGATAATTTTTCGGAACCTGAGCCGGATATTGCTGTAGTCAAGGTTAATCCCTTTGACTATGCAGACCACCATCCTACCACGGCGGAGGTGTATCTGATTATTGAAGTGGCAGATAGTAGCTTTAAATATGATTGTGACATCAAGGGTAAAATTTATGCCCAAGCAGGAATTAGAGATTATTGGGTGTTAGATGTGAATAAACGCCAACTTCATGTATTTCGAGAACCTACTCAGCAGGGATATCAGAGTGAAGTAATTTTTGCTGAAGGTGGGATTGTTTCACCTTTGCAGTTTCCTAACATAACCATAGCTATCACGCAGATATTACAACCTTTAATTAACCAATAG
- a CDS encoding chromophore lyase CpcT/CpeT, translated as MSFSPQLIALSEYLAGEFDNREQAIAEPVWYVHLRLWQRPVNLFPEDSLTLFAEQANIVNLDQPYRQRIMRLRQGRDSEAPLDVQYYMPKDPTALKGAGSNPALLNALTIDQLDLLPGCILSVTQDKIAPNRYKFAASAPPDTCCSFTYLGNTVQVSLGFEVTEATFHSYDKGIDSATLKATWGAIIGPYRYTKRQQYFRF; from the coding sequence ATGAGCTTCTCGCCACAGTTAATAGCCCTAAGTGAGTACCTGGCTGGTGAATTCGACAATCGGGAACAGGCCATAGCAGAACCTGTTTGGTACGTTCACCTACGCTTGTGGCAACGGCCAGTTAATTTATTCCCAGAAGACAGTTTGACTCTGTTTGCCGAACAAGCAAATATTGTCAATTTAGATCAACCGTATCGTCAGCGGATCATGAGGTTACGCCAAGGGCGCGACAGCGAGGCACCCTTGGACGTGCAATACTATATGCCTAAAGATCCAACCGCCTTAAAAGGGGCAGGTAGTAATCCCGCGTTACTCAACGCGTTAACAATCGATCAATTAGATTTACTACCAGGCTGCATTCTCTCCGTTACCCAAGACAAAATAGCCCCCAATCGTTATAAGTTTGCAGCTTCAGCACCTCCAGACACTTGTTGTAGCTTTACTTATCTTGGTAATACCGTGCAAGTTTCTTTGGGGTTTGAAGTTACTGAGGCAACATTCCACAGTTACGACAAAGGAATTGACTCAGCGACTCTCAAGGCGACATGGGGAGCGATTATCGGACCTTATCGCTACACTAAGCGACAACAGTACTTTAGATTTTAG
- a CDS encoding glycoside hydrolase family 15 protein: MKTTTELLTRLEYYYQQIKTIILARQNAITGLLPASTAVTAHGDYTDAWVRDNVYSILAVWGLGLAYRKVDEDKGRTYELEYSVIKLMRGLLFAMMRQAQKVETFKHTQSLLDGLHAKYNTSTGDIVVGDDEWGHLQLDATSIFLLMLAQMTAAGLPIIYTIDEVNFVQNLVYYIGRAYRTPDFGIWERGNKINHGSAELNASSVGMAKAALEAINGLNLFGVHGSQTSVIHVLPDEIARARITLESLLPRESGSKEIDAALLSIISFPAFAVEDEQLRQRTLNEIITKLAGKYGCKRFLRDGHQTVLEDNQRLHYEPAELKQFEHIECEWPLFFTYLVLDGLFRGDQNQVQKYQELLESLLIERDGLHLLPELYYVPAEKVEAEKLAPQTQPRLPNENVPLVWAQSLYLLGEMLSDELIAVGDIDPLGRHLCVGKKREALVQISLLAEDEVLQANLAVHGIEAQTPTQLEPIQVRKAGEFSAIYTQIGRNDKLGLTGRPVRRLRSLTTSRIFRIHGKTIVFLPSFLDSQQFYLTLDYHFLIDQFRSELAYIQKYWTDLGRPTLTLMLTHTMLEIGSEALLELMQELKDGVCNGVRVKLGRLNQLMLTAGIQRIDFLQDDEFAQSPMKNTGTRCYYLTYHPDKNWSLGHTQEFQMECETNFGLLLSHLRSSENIYEQIELLQTLTRLEGLKFDTGYGGPKHPVTVADLLDEVYTKAGDLGIWAVVRRAAGLRKMVDIGLSDAVTSILVQGKQIAVGRAYSEASLIAVPMSHNEIAEKINHFCREDIRDRVLTQEILIYLGILIRSEPELFQGLLTLRVGYLILLITSDVAQELQVTQDEAYDHLMQLSPFEVKTRLHQVLTGYSGMSSLLRQQESLHIKQKESDIAWVVLPSISEEIEVPPGGWRRFRQAEGATGRVPKNFFKQVWVLMQHCKGLVIGDKLERRNRLDSEVMLSEMTAGERNFALLVEHLLNKIEAPEYRQVNIEALMELAAIAANNPNLQIEEYIVLDVLIGHAVRLAWLENHPQKRDRYDEDKASAWRSFYNTSPRDCATYILKAVKFLTEFVKDF, translated from the coding sequence ATGAAAACAACCACCGAATTGCTAACTCGTCTAGAATACTATTACCAGCAAATCAAAACAATTATCCTTGCACGTCAAAATGCGATTACTGGGTTACTACCTGCGAGTACAGCAGTTACCGCCCACGGAGATTATACAGATGCCTGGGTGCGAGATAATGTTTACAGTATTTTGGCAGTTTGGGGTTTAGGACTTGCATACCGCAAGGTGGATGAAGACAAAGGACGCACTTATGAACTGGAATACAGTGTCATCAAATTAATGCGTGGGTTACTGTTTGCTATGATGCGACAGGCGCAGAAGGTAGAGACATTTAAACATACTCAATCCCTTCTGGATGGACTGCACGCCAAATATAACACTTCCACCGGCGACATAGTAGTTGGTGATGATGAATGGGGGCATTTGCAACTAGATGCCACATCTATATTTTTGCTGATGTTGGCGCAAATGACCGCTGCGGGATTGCCAATAATTTACACAATTGATGAAGTTAATTTCGTCCAAAATTTGGTTTATTACATTGGACGAGCTTACCGCACACCGGATTTTGGAATTTGGGAAAGGGGTAATAAAATTAATCATGGCAGTGCAGAGTTGAACGCCAGTTCTGTCGGTATGGCTAAAGCAGCTTTAGAAGCCATCAACGGACTAAATTTGTTTGGTGTACATGGTAGTCAAACATCAGTAATTCATGTGTTACCAGATGAAATTGCCCGCGCCAGAATTACGTTAGAATCTCTATTACCCAGAGAATCTGGTTCTAAAGAAATTGATGCGGCGCTGTTGAGTATCATTAGTTTTCCCGCTTTTGCAGTAGAAGATGAGCAATTGCGTCAACGAACCTTGAACGAAATTATCACCAAACTTGCAGGTAAATATGGCTGTAAACGCTTCCTTCGTGATGGACACCAAACTGTCTTAGAAGATAACCAGCGTTTGCACTATGAACCGGCGGAACTCAAACAATTTGAGCATATTGAATGCGAATGGCCATTATTTTTTACTTATTTAGTTCTTGATGGATTATTTCGGGGTGATCAAAATCAAGTTCAAAAATATCAAGAGCTGTTAGAGTCATTACTCATTGAGCGCGACGGCTTGCACTTATTACCAGAACTTTATTATGTTCCCGCCGAAAAGGTAGAAGCAGAAAAGTTAGCACCCCAAACTCAGCCGCGTTTACCTAACGAAAATGTGCCTTTAGTCTGGGCGCAGAGTTTATATCTTCTCGGTGAAATGTTGAGCGATGAATTAATAGCAGTAGGAGATATTGACCCATTAGGTAGACATTTGTGTGTCGGCAAAAAACGCGAGGCGTTGGTACAAATTTCCTTGCTAGCGGAAGATGAAGTTTTACAAGCAAATCTAGCAGTTCACGGTATCGAAGCCCAAACACCCACCCAATTAGAACCGATTCAAGTAAGAAAAGCTGGAGAATTTTCTGCTATTTATACCCAAATTGGTCGCAATGATAAACTCGGTTTAACTGGGCGTCCAGTAAGGCGTTTGCGGAGTTTGACAACATCGAGAATCTTTCGGATTCATGGTAAGACAATTGTATTTTTGCCTTCGTTTTTGGACTCTCAGCAGTTTTATTTAACCCTTGATTACCACTTTCTAATAGATCAATTCAGAAGTGAATTAGCTTACATTCAAAAATATTGGACTGATTTGGGGCGTCCTACCCTAACTTTAATGTTGACTCACACTATGTTAGAAATTGGTTCTGAGGCGTTATTAGAACTAATGCAAGAATTGAAAGATGGTGTTTGTAATGGTGTGCGGGTAAAATTAGGGCGGCTAAATCAGTTGATGCTGACAGCAGGAATTCAAAGAATTGATTTTCTTCAAGATGATGAATTTGCCCAGTCACCGATGAAAAATACAGGGACACGGTGCTATTACCTAACTTATCATCCCGATAAAAACTGGAGCTTAGGGCATACCCAAGAATTCCAAATGGAGTGTGAAACAAACTTTGGTTTATTGCTGTCTCATTTGCGTTCATCAGAGAATATCTACGAGCAAATTGAGTTATTGCAAACTTTGACGCGCTTGGAGGGCTTAAAATTTGATACGGGGTATGGTGGCCCCAAACATCCCGTTACCGTAGCCGATTTACTTGATGAAGTTTACACTAAAGCCGGGGATTTAGGCATTTGGGCGGTGGTACGTCGTGCTGCTGGGTTACGGAAAATGGTTGATATCGGCTTGTCTGATGCGGTGACAAGCATTTTGGTACAAGGTAAGCAAATTGCCGTTGGTAGGGCTTACAGCGAAGCTTCCCTGATAGCTGTACCCATGTCCCACAATGAAATTGCCGAGAAAATAAATCATTTCTGTCGTGAGGATATCCGCGATCGCGTTTTGACGCAAGAGATCCTGATCTATCTTGGTATTTTAATCAGATCAGAACCTGAACTATTTCAAGGACTTCTCACCCTGAGAGTTGGCTATCTTATCTTGTTAATTACCAGCGACGTAGCCCAAGAATTGCAAGTTACTCAAGATGAAGCTTATGACCACTTAATGCAACTTTCACCCTTTGAGGTGAAAACACGCTTGCATCAGGTATTAACTGGATATTCTGGCATGAGTAGTTTGTTGCGTCAGCAAGAATCACTCCACATCAAGCAAAAAGAAAGTGATATTGCTTGGGTAGTGCTACCCTCAATTAGTGAAGAAATCGAGGTTCCACCGGGTGGTTGGCGCCGGTTTCGCCAAGCAGAGGGAGCAACAGGTCGCGTACCCAAAAACTTTTTTAAGCAAGTATGGGTGTTGATGCAACATTGCAAAGGCTTAGTGATTGGCGATAAATTAGAGCGCCGCAATCGTTTAGATAGTGAGGTAATGCTTTCAGAAATGACAGCAGGGGAAAGAAATTTTGCTCTGCTAGTTGAGCATTTACTCAACAAAATCGAAGCTCCAGAATATCGCCAAGTTAATATTGAAGCATTAATGGAATTAGCTGCCATTGCTGCCAATAACCCCAACTTGCAAATTGAAGAATATATAGTGTTGGATGTATTAATTGGTCATGCAGTCCGGTTAGCGTGGCTAGAGAACCATCCCCAAAAACGCGATCGCTATGATGAAGATAAAGCCTCAGCTTGGCGATCGTTTTACAATACTTCTCCTAGAGATTGCGCTACTTATATCCTGAAAGCGGTTAAGTTCCTGACTGAGTTTGTGAAAGATTTTTAA
- a CDS encoding Rpn family recombination-promoting nuclease/putative transposase, with amino-acid sequence MRRDSIFYKLFQQYPSLLFELLTNPPTNADAYRFDSVAVKEPKFEIDGVFLPPESEGAGVVYFCEVQFQKDELLYERVFAESLLYFYRNRARFSDWQAVTIYPSRNTEQSDIYPHRGLLNSNQVHRVYLDELGDIRQLPLWVAVMVLTTLEESQAPEEARYLLTRTSEEVASPSSRAIIEMITTIMVYKFEQLSRREVESMLGITLKETRVYREIKEEGREEGREEGREEGREEGVEQATVNLVIRLLTKRFGELSGEIRAAISGLPLPVLEDLSEALLDFTSLADLQVWLAAGRD; translated from the coding sequence ATGCGTCGAGATTCAATTTTTTACAAACTATTTCAACAATATCCGTCTCTGTTATTTGAACTATTGACAAATCCCCCGACAAATGCAGATGCTTACCGATTTGATTCCGTAGCTGTCAAAGAACCAAAATTTGAAATTGACGGGGTATTTTTACCACCAGAAAGCGAGGGTGCAGGAGTAGTATATTTCTGTGAAGTTCAGTTTCAAAAAGATGAACTGCTTTATGAAAGAGTGTTTGCTGAATCGTTACTATATTTCTACCGCAACCGTGCCAGATTTAGCGATTGGCAAGCGGTAACGATTTATCCATCTCGCAATACAGAACAAAGTGATATTTATCCCCATCGTGGCTTGTTGAATAGTAACCAAGTACATCGGGTATATTTGGATGAATTGGGAGATATTCGTCAATTACCTCTATGGGTAGCAGTGATGGTATTAACTACTCTAGAAGAAAGTCAAGCACCAGAAGAAGCTAGGTATTTGTTAACAAGAACGAGTGAAGAAGTAGCATCGCCATCAAGTCGCGCCATAATAGAGATGATTACGACGATAATGGTGTACAAGTTTGAACAACTGAGCCGCAGGGAGGTAGAATCTATGTTAGGAATTACGCTCAAGGAAACGAGAGTTTACCGGGAAATTAAAGAAGAAGGACGGGAAGAAGGACGGGAAGAAGGACGAGAAGAAGGACGGGAAGAAGGTGTAGAACAAGCAACAGTTAATCTCGTTATCCGACTATTGACTAAGCGGTTTGGAGAACTATCTGGGGAAATACGCGCTGCAATTTCTGGTTTACCATTGCCTGTTCTGGAAGATTTGAGCGAAGCACTGTTAGATTTTACTAGCTTGGCTGATTTACAGGTTTGGTTAGCAGCCGGACGTGATTAA
- a CDS encoding phage holin family protein codes for MSGIVTFLIVWVVTSISLLIISKLPLGVEIDTPSKAFLSAAVLGIVTAVIRPILRLVFAVPTFLSFDLLSGFFTFMIAVICFSIAAWLVEGFRLRFGIWSAVLGAFALAVINDLLYKLLGV; via the coding sequence ATGAGTGGCATTGTGACGTTTTTAATTGTTTGGGTAGTCACGTCTATCAGCTTGTTGATTATTAGTAAATTGCCTTTGGGAGTTGAAATTGATACTCCAAGCAAAGCCTTCCTTTCCGCAGCAGTTTTGGGAATTGTGACGGCAGTAATCAGACCGATTTTGCGCCTTGTATTTGCAGTACCAACTTTTCTCTCATTTGACTTGTTGTCCGGCTTTTTCACATTCATGATTGCCGTTATTTGTTTTAGTATTGCCGCCTGGTTAGTAGAAGGTTTTCGCCTGCGTTTTGGAATTTGGAGTGCTGTTCTAGGAGCGTTTGCGCTCGCAGTTATCAACGACCTACTCTACAAACTATTGGGCGTCTGA
- a CDS encoding MotA/TolQ/ExbB proton channel family protein, whose translation MDILDLFYKGGPAMWPLLVLSVLSLSAIFERLWFWLRILTQEKEIVERILDAAHDNWEAAVEIAQQSTDQPIGRFLYAPLRLRKSDAETFRLALESTAEDELAGMRRGEKLLEAVIALSPLLGLLGTVLGLIQSLRAIRIGDLGTESTAGVTTGIGESLISTAAGLIVAIVSLVFYRLFQSFVVNQVKVFRKAGNNLELLYRESPPDFSKMTSLVVRESPRESFEPPRKRGKTKFSEPPETPGESEPLKPEQ comes from the coding sequence GTGGATATTTTAGATCTGTTTTATAAGGGCGGGCCAGCGATGTGGCCTTTGCTTGTGCTGTCGGTTCTATCTTTAAGTGCGATTTTCGAGCGCCTATGGTTCTGGCTGCGAATTTTAACTCAGGAAAAAGAAATAGTCGAGCGCATCCTAGATGCTGCCCATGATAACTGGGAAGCGGCTGTGGAAATTGCCCAACAATCAACAGATCAACCCATCGGGCGGTTTCTCTATGCGCCTTTACGTTTACGAAAAAGTGATGCCGAAACCTTTCGACTAGCGCTGGAGTCTACAGCAGAAGACGAGTTGGCAGGAATGCGGCGGGGTGAAAAACTTTTAGAAGCTGTAATTGCCCTCTCGCCGTTGTTGGGACTGTTGGGTACAGTTTTGGGTTTGATTCAGTCTTTGCGAGCAATTCGGATTGGCGATTTGGGAACTGAATCGACAGCTGGTGTAACTACTGGTATTGGAGAATCTCTGATTAGTACGGCAGCGGGGTTAATAGTTGCGATCGTTAGTTTGGTCTTCTACCGGCTATTTCAAAGTTTTGTCGTTAACCAAGTCAAAGTTTTTCGTAAAGCAGGAAACAACTTAGAATTGCTCTACCGCGAGTCCCCACCTGACTTTAGCAAAATGACATCCCTCGTCGTGCGGGAATCTCCACGGGAAAGCTTTGAACCCCCCCGCAAGCGAGGCAAAACCAAGTTTTCTGAACCTCCCGAAACCCCAGGGGAATCTGAGCCACTAAAACCTGAGCAATAA
- a CDS encoding YkvA family protein → MNFSIQSLYNWYRNLLRNPKYRWWVIIGTLAYLISPIDIAPDFIPVVGQIDDVLLLTLLVSEVSGLVIDGWKARKGNLDTEANNTAEDSTATANTIDVDAVSVK, encoded by the coding sequence ATGAACTTCTCAATCCAATCGCTTTACAACTGGTATCGCAATTTGCTGCGTAATCCAAAATACCGTTGGTGGGTAATTATCGGAACACTAGCTTATCTTATCAGCCCGATTGATATTGCCCCAGATTTTATCCCTGTTGTCGGACAAATAGATGATGTTTTACTTTTAACGTTGTTAGTTTCTGAGGTTTCTGGACTAGTGATTGATGGCTGGAAAGCTCGTAAAGGTAATTTGGATACAGAAGCCAATAATACTGCTGAAGACTCTACCGCCACCGCCAACACCATCGATGTTGATGCTGTTTCTGTCAAGTAG
- a CDS encoding AAA family ATPase, translated as MKIKVKNLGALKQAEFTLGDLTVICGYNNTGKTYATYALFGFLSTWRRMFTIKINDEKIEQLLANGVVRLDIQEYVEQTEQIVAQGCQAYTKELPKIFAARAERFKESKFQVILDMQNIHFLTKFDLKIGSGEVSLFSMTKNEESTELVVTLLVEKEKVKIPTEILEHIIADALKDIIFVQFFPRPFIASSERTGAAIFRKDLNFDRNRLYEEIGQAGQNIDRLQLLFRNDGDYALPIKTNVNFIRELEKIVKKSSFIAENHPDVLTDFADIIGGEYTVTSNDELYYVPKGKRVKLSMDESSSAVRSLLDIGFYLRHEAQPRDLLMVDEPELNLHPENQRRVARLFARLVNLGIKVFITTHSDYIIKELNTLIMLNHDKPHLQRIAEQEGYRQEELISAGKIKVYIAEESDITLEGKKRKTKCQTLIPADIDLELGIEARSFDKTIETMNRIQEAIVWGED; from the coding sequence ATGAAAATTAAAGTCAAAAATCTTGGTGCTTTAAAGCAAGCCGAATTCACACTTGGCGATCTGACGGTCATTTGTGGCTATAACAATACTGGTAAGACTTACGCCACTTACGCGCTGTTTGGCTTTTTATCTACTTGGCGGCGGATGTTTACGATTAAAATCAACGACGAGAAGATTGAACAACTACTTGCTAATGGAGTAGTTCGTCTTGATATACAAGAATATGTCGAACAAACTGAACAGATTGTAGCTCAAGGTTGTCAGGCATATACCAAAGAATTACCGAAAATTTTTGCAGCGCGAGCTGAACGATTTAAAGAATCAAAATTCCAGGTGATTCTGGATATGCAAAATATTCATTTTTTAACCAAATTTGATCTGAAAATTGGCTCCGGTGAGGTATCACTTTTCTCTATGACTAAAAATGAAGAAAGCACAGAGTTAGTTGTCACTCTGCTTGTTGAGAAGGAGAAGGTAAAAATTCCTACCGAAATACTTGAGCACATCATTGCCGACGCACTAAAAGACATCATTTTTGTTCAATTTTTCCCTCGCCCTTTCATTGCTAGCAGCGAACGAACTGGTGCCGCCATTTTTCGTAAAGACTTGAATTTCGACCGCAATCGCTTATATGAAGAAATAGGTCAGGCTGGCCAAAATATTGATCGACTGCAACTTCTATTTAGAAATGATGGAGATTATGCCCTGCCAATAAAGACGAATGTGAATTTTATCCGGGAACTGGAAAAAATTGTCAAAAAAAGTAGTTTCATTGCTGAGAACCATCCCGATGTGCTGACTGATTTTGCTGACATCATTGGTGGCGAGTATACCGTTACCAGCAATGATGAGCTTTACTATGTGCCGAAGGGTAAACGGGTCAAGCTTTCTATGGATGAAAGTTCTAGCGCCGTGCGTTCTCTATTAGATATCGGCTTTTATCTTAGACACGAAGCTCAACCTCGCGATTTATTGATGGTGGATGAACCCGAACTGAACCTACACCCCGAAAATCAACGTCGCGTTGCGCGGCTTTTTGCTCGACTGGTTAACTTGGGTATTAAAGTTTTTATCACTACCCACAGTGATTACATCATTAAAGAACTAAATACACTGATCATGCTCAACCATGATAAACCTCATCTCCAACGAATTGCTGAACAAGAAGGTTATCGGCAAGAAGAACTGATTTCTGCTGGAAAAATCAAAGTCTACATTGCTGAAGAGTCAGATATAACTCTAGAGGGCAAAAAGAGAAAAACTAAATGCCAAACCCTGATACCAGCTGATATTGACCTGGAACTAGGTATTGAGGCCCGCAGTTTTGATAAAACCATTGAGACGATGAATCGTATTCAGGAAGCAATTGTTTGGGGTGAGGATTAA